The Flavimarina sp. Hel_I_48 genome window below encodes:
- the epsC gene encoding serine O-acetyltransferase EpsC: protein MEKDRIIDQIKEHKQLSHLNYKLKEDAQRFTDTLFYTLFDYATDLEKNLGILEGLFTELVDLACWETDKRCSKVWEDYVEGLPKILRTLNLDAAAIFKNDPAARSLEEVYLAYPGFYAIAIFRLSHELHIKGFPIVPRLMTEYAHQITGVDINPGAQIGEHFFMDHATGIVIGETAVIKDHVKLYQGVTLGALSVDKDMRDIKRHPTIENGVTIYANATILGGNTVIGENSTIGGNVWLTSSVPAYSLVTHRPDIHIKELKKR, encoded by the coding sequence TTGGAGAAAGATAGGATTATAGACCAGATTAAGGAGCACAAACAATTATCGCACCTTAATTATAAACTCAAAGAAGACGCTCAGCGCTTTACAGATACGCTTTTCTATACGCTATTTGATTACGCGACAGATCTTGAGAAAAATCTGGGTATCCTGGAAGGACTTTTTACAGAACTGGTAGATCTTGCGTGCTGGGAAACAGATAAGCGCTGCTCAAAAGTTTGGGAAGATTATGTAGAAGGCCTGCCTAAAATCCTACGCACACTCAATCTTGATGCCGCGGCTATTTTTAAAAACGATCCCGCAGCACGTTCCCTTGAAGAAGTTTATCTCGCTTATCCCGGTTTTTATGCCATTGCTATTTTTAGGTTAAGTCACGAGCTGCATATCAAAGGATTTCCCATCGTCCCCCGACTAATGACTGAATATGCGCATCAAATTACCGGCGTGGATATTAATCCTGGCGCACAGATAGGAGAACATTTTTTTATGGATCATGCCACGGGTATCGTCATTGGTGAAACTGCGGTCATCAAAGATCACGTTAAGCTGTATCAGGGGGTGACGCTGGGAGCCCTAAGTGTAGATAAAGACATGCGGGATATCAAACGCCACCCCACGATTGAAAATGGTGTTACCATTTATGCAAACGCAACAATACTTGGCGGAAATACTGTCATAGGTGAGAACAGTACCATAGGTGGGAATGTCTGGCTTACAAGTTCTGTACCCGCTTATTCCCTTGTCACACACCGTCCAGATATTCACATTAAAGAGCTCAAAAAACGGTAA